The Triticum dicoccoides isolate Atlit2015 ecotype Zavitan chromosome 6A, WEW_v2.0, whole genome shotgun sequence genome has a window encoding:
- the LOC119316596 gene encoding protein FAR1-RELATED SEQUENCE 5-like has product MFLDMKEADDEDKNRDKGKQTHQAILEQYGKFLMGTQVPGETMAQGTPISHGPVPVDPPYVGAQYVQQQQAGTRLAFQTSSSPFATHEMNFLGSGYMSYTQLLMAANQEAGIGGSQHSGQQQDSGGRGFCENDTYMITEWYGRLQGQDEGGQPTGRQQAGNVDVGAEGFPSWSWDGNTAEGHQGCSYQPRYREQDSDDGDFDFDEGEDDLDDDLDDEVAAGSSHGPSFPEDMSLDGGLGDDSEAAGSSHGPSFTDGMSFDDVSDNGKQTDAHGKNKNVCDCDDQQEGEPVQQENVEHLSQEDILMFIESDSVCAAQAQTCSQEVRSHHVPYMGMVFDSCDAAHAFYNEYAAICGFAIKKAGNYHATKPGGKTVSRYTYRCNRSGKVVGEDVLEEKKKQRQLKKQEKTGILPPEKAKRKRKNFIQITGCQAKIIATLKGDKWVVTVVDLEHNHTLSPPNESKYLRSHKKMTEEEKLFIGTFNSVQMPTRKIMAILSYLRGGDAPYTKKYVSNVRTAINKENGKGDMLQVLEYFRNKQKEDPNFYYAFKVADKDINKVLCIFWADGYSRKMYELYGDCLSFDMTYKTNRYNMLFAPFVGITGHGLNSLFACAIVHNETVDTFEWLFDTFLDCMRRKAPLTVITDQDVALKTAVPAVFKGVVHRCCLFHIMKKVRERCVRTFSTQPDLYADFSDIMHNCLKEVEFETLWPPMTQKYGVENVKYFRYMWKYRKLFVPVYFKKSFFPFIHSTARTEGTNAIFKDNVGSTFSVITFLREYERILKAMQENEKEQDSITRTTKPTYWLGTELELQAAEKYNRAIFYKFQKVIKFASQLHVEEVEKNTRYEVYKTRMLAEKDFRIRRYVVIVDMHREDFACICGKFEKDGVVCSHILRVLTHLNLPVLPEKYYIDRWRPKQRKDIRKLRYGVPEELTAGDHHLRYMLLSSRLNEMASDAASSNEKYMYVVGESVRIEAKLDEMSLAEEQQKMQDKHVDRALAPTMVTPHPDGYGESLKDPDVIVPKGRPQERYKTFLEKLQAKQQIGCSHCGQHDHVFAPCTNKHIPRSQFHKKTTVGEQPTGVPGASKDSSRKNQTGGGTKAGDKRSAQKDTTSAPSASKGMSSKKQTGGKQKTGEKRSA; this is encoded by the exons ATGTTCTTGGACATGAAAGAAGCAGATGATGAAGATAAGAACAGGGACAAAGGGAAACAAACTCACCAGG CAATCTTGGAGCAGTATGGAAAATTCCTGATGGGCACGCAG GTGCCGGGTGAAACTATGGCACAAGGAACTCCAATCAGTCATGGACCAGTCCCAGTTGATCCA CCATACGTTGGTGCCCAATATGTGCAACAGCAACAAGCTGGGACGCGACTGGCATTTCAAACATCTTCAAGTCCTTTTGCAACGCAT GAAATGAATTTCCTTGGAAGTGGTTACATGAGCTACACACAATTGTTGATGGCTGCTAATCAAGAG GCTGGTATTGGTGGATCTCAACATTCTGGTCAACAACAAGATTCTGGTGGCAGGGGGTTTTGTGAG AATGACACATACATGATAACTGAGTGGTATGGGCGTTTGCAAGGACAAGATGAGGGGGGCCAGCCAACAGGGAGGCAGCAAGCGGGAAATGTAGATGTGGGGGCAGAAGGTTTCCCTAGCTGGAGCTGGGATGGCAACACAGCTGAAGGGCACCAAGGTTGCAGCTACCAACCTAGATACAGAGAACAAGACAGCGATGATGGTGATTTTGACTTTGATGAaggtgaggatgacttggatgatgACTTGGATGATGAAGTTGCTGCTGGTTCAAGCCATGGACCTAGTTTCCCTGAGGACATGAGTCTTGATGGTGGTTTGGGGGATGATTCAGAAGCTGCTGGCTCCAGCCATGGTCCTAGTTTCACGGATGGCATGAGCTTCGATGATGTTTCAGACAATGGTAAACAAACAGACGCACATGGAAAAAACAAGAATGTCTGTGATTGTGATGATCAACAGGAAGGCGAGCCAGTGCAACAAGAAAATGTTGAACACCTATCACAGGAGGACATACTCATGTTCATAGAAAGTGACAGTGTTTGTGCGGCTCAGGCTCAGACTTGCAGCCAAGAAGTACGGAGCCACCATGTGCCATATATGGGCATGGTCTTTGATTCTTGTGATGCTGCCCATGCATTCTACAATGAGTATGCAGCCATTTGTGGTTTTGCAATCAAGAAAGCAGGCAACTACCATGCAACTAAACCTGGTGGCAAGACAGTGTCCCGTTACACTTACAGGTGTAACCGCTCGGGTAAAGTTGTTGGCGAGGATGTGcttgaagaaaagaaaaaacagaggCAGCTCAAGAAGCAAGAAAAAACAGGGATTCTCCCGCCCGAGAAGGCAAAAAGGAAGAGGAAAAACTTCATACAAATAACCGGGTGCCAGGCTAAAATAATTGCAACACTAAAAGGAGACAAATGGGTTGTCACGGTTGTTGACCTGGAGCACAACCACACCCTTAGCCCTCCAAACGAGAGCAAGTATCTTAGATCGCACAAGAAGATGACAGAGGAAGAGAAGTTGTTTATCGGGACATTTAACTCTGTACAAATGCCCACTAGGAAGATTATGGCCATTCTTTCTTACCTGCGAGGGGGTGATGCACCATACACTAAGAAATATGTTAGCAATGTGAGGACGGCAATAAACAAAGAGAATGGCAAGGGAGATATGCTGCAGGTCCTTGAGTACTTTAGGAACAAACAAAAGGAAGATCCAAATTTCTACTATGCATTCAAAGTTGCTGACAAGGACATCAACAAGGTGTTGTGCATATTCTGGGCGGATGGCTACTCGAGAAAAATGTATGAGCTGTATGGTGATTGTTTGAGTTTCGACATGACATACAAGACAAACCGATACAATATGTTGTTTGCACCGTTTGTTGGCATCACTGGACACGGGCTCAACTCCTTGTTTGCTTGTGCTATAGTGCACAATGAGACGGTGGACACATTTGAATGGCTTTTCGACACATTTCTGGACTGCATGCGTCGAAAAGCTCCTCTCACGGTCATTACTGACCAAGATGTGGCGCTGAAGACCGCGGTTCCTGCTGTTTTCAAGGGTGTTGTTCACAGGTGTTGTCTGTTCCACATAATGAAAAAGGTTCGGGAAAGATGTGTGAGAACCTTTTCAACACAACCAGACTTGTATGCTGACTTCAGCGACATCATGCATAACTGCTTGAAAGAGGTAGAGTTTGAGACGTTGTGGCCACCAATGACGCAGAAGTATGGAGTAGAGAATGTCAAGTACTTCAGGTACATGTGGAAGTACAGGAAGTTGTTTGTCCCAGTCTATTTCAAGAAAAGCTTCTTCCCTTTCATCCACTCGACTGCCCGGACTGAAGGGACAAATGCCATATTCAAGGACAACGTAGGCTCAACATTCAGTGTGATTACCTTTTTGCGTGAGTATGAGCGGATATTGAAAGCGATGCAggagaatgagaaggaacaagACTCTATTACCAGAACAACAAAGCCAACCTACTGGCTGGGCACTGAACTGGAATTGCAGGCTGCAGAGAAGTACAACAGAGCGATATTCTACAAATTTCAGAAAGTTATAAAGTTTGCAAGCCAGTTGCATGTGGAGGAGGTTGAGAAAAATACAAGGTACGAGGTGTACAAGACAAGGATGCTCGCTGAGAAAGATTTTAGAATCCGGAGATATGTTGTCATTGTTGATATGCACAGAGAGGATTTTGCTTGCATTTGTGGAAAGTTTGAAAAAGATGGCGTTGTGTGCAGCCATATACTTAGGGTATTAACACACCTCAACTTGCCAGTGCTACCTGAGAAGTACTACATTGACAGATGGAGACCCAAGCAAAGAAAAGACATTAGAAAACTCAGGTACGGCGTCCCTGAGGAGCTAACAGCAGGGGACCATCACCTTAGATACATGTTGCTGTCTAGCAGACTGAATGAAATGGCTTCGGATGCTGCGTCATCCAATGAAAAATATATGTATGTGGTTGGTGAAAGTGTGAGGATTGAGGCAAAGCTAGATGAGATGAGTTTGGCAGAGGAGCAGCAAAAAATGCAAGATAAGCATGTTGATAGAGCTCTAGCCCCTACTATGGtcacaccgcaccctgatgggtacGGGGAAAGTCTAAAGGATCCTGATGTTATTGTTCCGAAGGGGCGTCCACAAGAGCGTTACAAGACATTTTTGGAGAAACTACAAGCAAAACAACAAATTGGTTGCAGCCATTGTGGTCAGCATGACCATGTTTTTGCTCCGTGCACAAACAAACACATCCCCAGGTCCCAATTTCACAAGAAGACTACAGTCGGCGAGCAACCAACAG GAGTCCCTGGTGCTTCAAAGGATAGTAGTAGGAAGAATCAAACAGGAGGGGGGACAAAAGCAGGTGACAAACGGAGTGCACAGAAGGATACTACTAGTGCGCCTAGTGCCTCAAAGGGGATGTCTAGCAAAAAACAAACAGGAGGGAAGCAAAAAACAGGCGAGAAGCGGAGCGCATGA